The region TGTTTCACTGGTTTTTTCTAATGAATTAGTTGTTTATATTTACGAAAGTTTGAGTTGGATTGAAGAAGGGACTATCCAAAAATTTGAAGAAATTAATAATTGCAAAGTAAGGGTGGTTAAATTAGGTGATTCTGGAAATGTACTTACTAGATTAATTCTTGAAAAGAAAAATCCTCGTGCAGATGTAATTATAGGTCTTGATCAAGCTTTAACATTAAAAGCAAAAGAAGAAAATCTTCTCATACCTTACAAACCTAATAATATAAATAAAATTAAAGATCCATCACTTATTATGGATCAAGATTATTATGTTGTTCCTTTTGATTACGGGGCAATAGCTATAATTTATGACCCTGAAAAAATACAGGACGAACTAATATCTTTTGAAGACATTACGAAATATAAAAATTCATTATTAATAGAAGATCCAAGAACATCTAGTCCAGGACAATCGTTTTTGTTGTGGACAATAGCTGTTTATCAAAATAATTGG is a window of Defluviitoga tunisiensis DNA encoding:
- a CDS encoding thiamine ABC transporter substrate-binding protein, whose translation is MKKGTLVFILVMIVSLVFSNELVVYIYESLSWIEEGTIQKFEEINNCKVRVVKLGDSGNVLTRLILEKKNPRADVIIGLDQALTLKAKEENLLIPYKPNNINKIKDPSLIMDQDYYVVPFDYGAIAIIYDPEKIQDELISFEDITKYKNSLLIEDPRTSSPGQSFLLWTIAVYQNNWKNFWEKLMPAILTITPSWDDAFSLFELGQAPMMVSYATDNAYSQYYYGTSKYKVFIPIEGAFVQIEGAGIVNGTKNLELSQKFIEFILTEDFQKEVPLNQWMFPVTSVELPEVYQYAIIPEKILTIPAEEISRNLDKWLEEWEDLIF